In Juglans regia cultivar Chandler chromosome 13, Walnut 2.0, whole genome shotgun sequence, the DNA window taataaagattgagaaaaatatcaTATCCTTTAAATGGTCACAAAAAAACTTTCATCGGTTCAATCATTTGTCATTCTAAACGTGTTTTCAATGAATCCCCACTATTCTaccaaacacaaacacaaacacaaaaatattctcacaacatTTCATAGTTCAATATAATTCCTTAACAGGAACGGAACTAAAAAATCTAGTTTGGGgagttaaagaaaaaataattttggaagggttaaatattaatttttatatagtttataaaaacactttctaaaatctaattttaaaaattttggaagCCGAGGCCCAAGCCTTAAGGTAGTTCCGCCCCTGTCCCTTAACATCGGATATGTGTCTGAAAACAATAGGAGATCATAATGTGGTAATCCATTTTAAGTGAAACAAGTTGGGCGGGGGGGGTTACTAATGACCCTTTCAATACATtgcaaaaccaaataaataaagattatgACATTGTGAGCAGGCATCTTATTTGCATAAGCAAGCATAGTCAACTTCTCCGAGGTTCTTGCGAATCCTTTTGACATCTTGGCCATTAATTTGAAATGCCTTCTCCAATACCTCATCAGGAATTCCAGGTTTGGATGCAAATGTGGCTACTGATGTTAGTTGAAAACCAGGGCTCTGGCTATTCAACCCAGACAAGGTCAGTGCCGAGGTCTTTGAGTTTGCATTATAGAGAAAATGGATCAAACCCTTAGGGAAGACAAATGAGTCACCGGGCTGTAATACTTGCATATATAGACGGTCGGAGGTGTCGACAAAGCCCACAGTAAGTGGACCTTTGAGGCAAATGGTTACTTCCGAAGCACGTGGGTGAACGTGAGGCGGGATGATGCCACCCGCCGCTAGGTCGAGTCGAGCCATGGTTAAGCCCATAGTGTTGAGCCCAGGCAAATTAACAGTGTTGGCCAGTGTTCTACTGGACCCGAAAAGATTGCGACTTGTATTTCCGGGCTTGGATAGAATGGACGTGGCAAAGTGGGAAGCCATTGCTTGATTTGGGTCAATGCAGGGTGTACTATCTGCAAAGAAAGATTGTGGGCTTTTATTATCTGCAATACAGTAATCTTGAAGCGGATCCGGATCGGATTTGGATAGGCCCAACAGAAGAGCCAATCCGAGGAATAATTGGAGCAAGGGGGAACACTTTGCCACGTCCATTCTATCCAAATGTCCGAGTATGGGGAGTGTGTTCTTTGGGAAGCAAAGACTATTAAAgtgtaatcatatatatatataacaaaggTTAgagagtgatgtttgggaaacTTAAGATTTATGTTGGGAAGGTGAATGAGTAGCTTTTAAGAGCGCTTCAAGAATAAAAATGCAAGGCAAGTTATGCCAATGTGATCGGTACGCAATCTCCCACACAAGTTGATAACAAACGCAAAACGTTAGTTCTTGTACCCTCAGCTAAAACATTGCTCGACACAACTTTCGACATATGAATGAAGATGTTTTTTAAAACTGACCACTTTCTTAGCCTaccatttcttttgtttaggcGATCCTATGTCAATGACAACGTATGATCAACTCGACGGAAAATCATACGATGCCGCTTCCCCTCTGTTAAGGATATTTCTCCTATCCTTTAGTTCAACCAATTCAATCGTAGGGTCCAGATGAGGCATCCGGTAGTCTCCATAATTTAATTCGTAGAGAAGATGTCAATCACATTCAGCTGTGACTCACAGACACACACTCTCTACTACACTGCTTTTGTAGTGGGCCTTCATTCCCTACCATCTGTCTTTCATGGCTTATCTGTTCTGTTCAACTTCAATGTATTATGGGGGTGATCGTGTCTCTCGGTCCCTCAAGCCCTGGTGAGTAAGAAATCATGAGAAGGAATTTTCATAGAAAATGATGACAAATTAGGTTGTGACATCTTTGTTTCGTTGAAGCTTCATTATTGAGCCAACCAACTAATTAAAAGGGCTCTTAAACAAGAATCCCGTTCCCTATTCCCTAAGCTATGAATCCTCCATAAAGTCTTGCCCATGCTACTgcaccttttttcttttcgtcAAATCATGTCTTCTTTCTCAAAAGGTTAACTTTTTATCTAAGTATAATTACTGTTACcgaaagaaatgataaaaagtTTGAATAAATCTTTACGGCCTCTTCACAAtctatactttatatattttttttaatttttattatttttttcttttatcaaatatttattatataaataatgaataaaaaatataaaataatttaaaaataataaactcaaaaaaaatattaaaaattttaaaaaatatgaaatatggaaTGTAGTGGAGGTTATGAAATATGGAATTTTCGTGTGGTCTCATCtcgtcttattttattttattattataatttttttaaaattaatttatatacaatCCAAATTACTCATACAAgtctatataaattatatttttaaaaaattttaaaattttaataatattaaaaatgatatttttttcctttcactccTATTTATCAATGAGACTGCACATTTTCACTtaagactgcaaataaaattttttatttttttaagagttagtctacatacgGTTGAAGATTGTTTATacaaacttatataattatatttttaaaattataatgatatcattttcaaaatgatatatttttccttttatcctCGTTTATCAATATACTGTACACGTTCTACTCAAgactataaataatttttttaaaattttttacacaaaatataataaataattcaatttttttaaattataaaataataataatattaaaaaataatatttaataatattttattaaaattttaacttttatttaaaatcatttctatctTTCCGAACCGCCCCTAAATCATCTTTGGAAATATAATATGGGGTCATCTGCCACTGTgctctcttcttttttgttgttaattGGATTATCATTTAGGGGGACCTTCAGAAATCCCAGAAACAGACAAATTTGTCATTACTGGATAAAGTTGGAAGCGGTAATTGAATTTTaggaggaagaaggaaaaaaaaaaaaaaccaggagAATTTTGGAACACAACACATGGGGCatgttctcttttcttcattccTGGTCTTTCAGTGAGATCCATTGAACTGATGGAATGTCATGCCGGTCACAGGTCATGGGTAAACACAGTTTGTGTCTTTGCTGTGGTAGCTCTTGAGAAATTCAACCTTGAGTCAGGACATTGAGATGGGTGAATCAATAGTGGATGTTTCCAGATACGAAGATAAGGTACCATAGCTTATCCTTAAAAATCTGTGAAAAGTGACCCATTTGTTccgtgtttattttatttattttgtggcTTATTGATTGATTCTCCTCTGTAGTTTGCTAATAGTCCATACTCCATACTGTTTGTGTTGTTGCGAGTTGTCAGTCTGTTTCTTTCTGGAAAATATGATTGGGTTTTGGCTTTTCTTTGATAATATATGAACAGATGGGAGAGACGGCTGCCTCAAAAGCTGGCTTCGAAGTGTCGGTTTCCTTTGGTAGGTTTGAGAATGATTCACTGTCTTGGGAGAAATGGTCGTCTTTCTCGCCCAACAAGTACTTGGAAGAAGTTGAGAAGTGCGCAACACCCGGATCAGTGGCTAAGAAGGCGGCCTACTTCGAAGCCCATTACAAGAAGATTGCTGCTCGCAGAGCTGTAATAATAGATCAAGAAAAGCAAATGGAAGACGATTCCTTGAGGTCAGAGAATCAACATGGCGGAGATCTGGACGGTAATGTTAGCGGTGCTGGTTCCGAATCTGGTATATCTAATAGCCACAGCTCGGCAGAAGTTGTTATGCAAGAAACTGACTTGATCAGTGAGGTCATTAGCACTCATGCGGATGATCTGAAGGAGGATGCTGCAATTAGTATAGAAAGTCAAAGGTCAGTATCTGAGGGAGTGAGAGATGAACTTGGTAGCAGAGTAGATAGCCCCAAGTCAAGAAAACCAGAAAACACTGTTTtggtaaaagaagaagaagaaggagctaCTTCGGTTGAATCTAAAGGCATGAAGCAAGTTTTGCACAAATGCAACAATGAGGTGGGAAAAGCTCCACAGGTTAAAGAAAACACGGTTTTGGATCATCCAAAGGAATATGAGAAGGTGAAGCGATTAATTTCTCTAATTGATTGATCTTTGTGGGCAAACTTAGATATAAGAAAACTTAGGTTGTTACGTTGTATCTGGTGGCTCATGATTCTTAGGTTGGTTTGTACAGGTAACTTCAGCGAATAGGGAGAGAGATGTGACAAGGGTAAAGAAGAAAGCAGGATCACCTGTACCTAAAGCATCACATATTTCCACCCCTAAAGTGTCAAAGCCTTCACCAACTTTCACTGCATTATCTGCGTCACGATCTTCAACGAAGAAGGGAAATGATTCATCTTTACCAAGGAACAAAAATCCTTGTATTGGTGAAAGAAAGTTTGCTCCTACATCTCTACACATGTCCCTTCGCTTGGATCCTACAAATTCTGATCCAACTTCACTTCATATGACTAGAAAATCCTTCATTATGGAGAAAATGGGGGATAAGGACATTGTCAAAAGAGCATTCAAGACATTTCAGAAAAGTACAAACCAATCGACATCTTCTGGCGAAGAGAGATCGTCTGTAACAAAACAGGTTTATCACATTATAACGTTTGCCTAAAAGAAGAAAACCTGTTTGTTTACTGGAAAAGGAAGGGGCGAACAACTACTTTTATCTTTGCTGAGAAAAGGTTACAATTGACAATTCTAACATTAGATTTCCATTCTGTGGAACATTTTGTTATTTCAATTCTCTTTGACCAGGTGCCTAGAAAGGGGACAGAACCAAGGGTTTCAACTTCTATGACACCACAAAAGGAAAATCGAGGGTAATGTTTTGTCTTCACTCTTTTTCCATCATGAATGTATTTATCATAGCATGCTTgttttttatagtttatttacAATAGCATACTTCAGTGAATGTGTGTGTATTGTAGGTTTTgctttaatgtatttttaacaATGTTTAGTTGTGTTACTTCTGTACgttctctatctccctctcatTGTTAACTAGTGTTATTTCATCTGATCTAAACAAACCAGAACAAGGTAACACAAATGGAAAAAGTGAAACCCAACTAGGTTCTTCAATTTTGTATGTGATTGGTAATGTCCAATAAGTGGATACCTGAATGCCGAGTATGGCTCAGAATAATATATCCTCTGAGATGTATGATGATTTGTCTTTTTCGGTCATTTGaggcatttatttatttacctaAAAAAATATCACCCATCTCCATATAAGCCCCAATCACAATTATTGATTGTCAAATCAATTGTAGGCACCACCATTTCCACACAAATGCAATGAGATCCAATTCTACTCATACAAAAAAGAGATCCAATCCTAACAATTTtattaggaaaatactttagacataaaggaattatacaaaagtaaacctataaactgatgtggtataaaattacttttattataaagtagatctaacgaatttCATAACACCTCATCATTTTGcaggtttacttttgtataatctttttgtgtaTGTAGTAGTTcgcattttattaattactatttcaTGTGGGGATTCCTTTGGTCTAATTCCATTTCTCATGATGAAAGTGTGGTAGGTGGTGTAAAGAGAAGATTGAGGGGAGAAGGTTATAATTCCTTTATTGGGGAATACTCAAATTTCCATGCTTTATTATGCCTTTTCtatgaagttttgttttttgtttttggccgTAATTCATCTTATAAAGTGGCTTATTCCCTGAAATGTCTTGCATTAATAAATTATCAGGGCTGAAATTATCAGGGCTGGGTTGAGTTTTTGAAATCTTTGAATTATCTCTATGGAAAATTGAATATTGCATGGTTTTCCTGGAATAGGTTACTAAAAGCAGGTGCTGTGGATAAAAGAAGTGCTAAGCCGGCCCCTTCTTTCTTGAAAAGTGATGAAAGGGCAGACAAAAAAAAGGAGGTAccccaacacacacacacacacggaaaaagaagaaatcctCTATTACGTGCAGGGACAAATTCTTTCAGTATATCGAATATACAATGTTAAACAAATATCTTGTAACCTTTTTTTaccaatttatttttagatttcaaaGAAATTAGAGGAAAAACCAAATGCCAAGGAGGCTGTGAGGACTGGCCTTCAATCGAAATCAAAggtacactttttttttttataagtaaaacaaaacAGGACAAAGATTTATAATGAGTTCTCTTCTTTAGCTAGGGCATGTCATCCCCTATTGAGGAATATAATTGCAAAGATTTTCTCAAATGACCATTTCTATGAGCAACTATTACCAGCATTTAGTTCACATGGCAATAACTTTATTCAGTGTACATAAATGGCATGTCTCAACTCCATCTGATTGACACAGGAGGACAAAGGGGCAGAGATTAGAAAGTCAAGACAGAACCTTAATTTTAAAGCCACTCCATTGCCTGCCTTTTATGGGGGACTAAAAATGTCGAAAAGCATTTCAGATAAGGTATTCCATATCTCtaagcatttatttttttcctttttttcccctccATATTTTAGTCAGATAAGCATTTCACTTTATTTTTGTGTCAGTGAATTTAATCTCAAAAGTCAATTCGTTGCTTAAGTCAACAAGTACTAGTCTTTCACAAGTTATTAGTTGCAGTGGTAGATGAAGCAGAGAGGCCCATGGCTCTCTTGCTTTGCTATTGAATATATTCTGTCAAGTTGGTATCCCATTAAGTTATCACAACACAATAACCATGATGGTTTTTCACtgtttatcatttcaatttaactTCCCTGTTCTTTCCTCCAAAATTAATATGCATTTGTTAGAGGAGTATGAGTACATAATCATTTGGTAACATAGCCAATCAAGCATTAGAGGTGTTCCTTGAATCTGAGTAGCAATTTTGTAGAACCATAGAAGCATGGCTTCTACGTGTTATTATTCAAGATAAGTTTCATCCCTTTCTCCTGAATTctagataatttaattaatgatcCATGAGATAAGAAAATGTCCTATGTTTTATTATCCATTTTCTGTGAGAACCCAAAATGGGTATTTTGGAGACTGGAAGAATTATTTTATCAGCTCAAGCTGTAGTACCCTAGGTTGTTTGGATTTGGGTATTTCAAGGCATGTGCATCTCGGCGTGTGAGAATGTTGTGTCGGTGTGTGAGAATGTGTATGATCTGTATTATAGAGAGGCGATCACAGAGAGTCCCAAATGTCTTGTCCTTTTGAAGCGTCACATTGTTAGTATGTCCCCAGGTTGTGAGACAAGGGTATAAGAACCATTTAGTAGCACTATATGGCCTGGGAGTACTGGACTGCAAAATTATGCTGGTTCTCATAATGAGGACATCATGCCTTTGAGTGCGAGAATTTTAGTACCCTAGATTCTGTAGATTTGAATGTGAAAGTATTGCACGTACACATATATTGAATTTGCTTCTTTAcgattatttattaaataaacccAATCATTTTCGCTGttttgttaagaatataatacaaataattgaaCCTACCTATTTCCATCAGCTTATACTTTttggacaagtggtgattttacatgGTAATAGAGCAGAGGTCTTGAGTTTGAACCATGACTCTATATTCTacctaatttaattatatttctatGTGTTGGACCCACTTATTGAGGGGGAATCTGGCCTGCACTTGAGGAggagtgttaaaaatataataaaaataattaaatctatctatTCCCATCAACTTAAACTTTCGGGACAAGTGGTAATTTCACAAGTACCAAGAAGCATTTTTCCATTAAGGTCAATGCAATTATTACCTCTTCATAAAGGAACTCCCAAGCCTAATAAGCCAGTAATTATATGTTCAGTTACTTGAGATCAAGATTGAAAACATTGGGTATATTTTTTAGGAGTCGTGGGTTACTTAATCTGTTTTTAATGAGTTGTGGCTGCATACGTGATGTTGATATTGACCGCAATTTTTCTTCACGTGAATGATGCAGGAATTTACTTTTCTCAAGTTATTTTTTCTCCTTAATATGTGAAATTACTTTTTCTAATTGTGCAGGAAGTCttgaaaaatgagattcatGGATGAGCGATGTTCTTGGGAGACTCACTTCACGTTCTAAGAAATACTTCTGCTTTCGAAGCTAAATACTTGGGTGGATAATGAACgatatatatgaagaaattgCTTCTCATTAGGGAATGGAATGTTGCCATAATATGTTTACTTGGCCAAAAGGCTCTTATGAGAGGCGCAGACTGCATTCCTGAATGGCCAGAAGAGACCAACCCATATCATCAATCTTCTTGGGTCGCATCCACCTTCCATTGACAAATCATTACTCCTCTCTGGCGCATTCTCTCTCAAACCAAATGTAGTTAAaagtaaatagataaataaaaagatgtgCATGAACCGTCAAACCGTTAGAAATGTATTAATTCTTGTAGTTGGTTGCCATTAAATTGTTCTGGCACTCTTTAGTCTTCAGTGATTTTGTTGAATCTATATGATTTTTGCTTCTTATTAAGATATAGGACTGCTTTTACCCCTAAATATTGACTAAAGATTATACGAGCAATGATTTATGGAtaaatgtttttcattttctttggtgAATGACAATATATAAGCAATATCTGTCTGTGAGCTGCATGCAGTTCATTCGGACTGTTTAAGGTGTAAAAATAACTTAGTATTTACCTGGTGGCCGCAGAGGAATTGGCCCCAAATAGTCCCATGTACGGTGCTTTAGAACAACAATCACCTTAAAAACGATCCCCTGATGTAAATGCTGTTCAACAGCCACCAACGTTTTATCGTCGAAATAAAATGTTACCTTTTATCCAACATTGTACGTTACTGTATTTGCAAGTAGTACAAAGAAAACCTGGACTGACACTTACGGTTCCACCACCCCTGTGGTTTTGCAAATTATGTCCGCTCTCTTTGTTTAAAGTTATACATTAGGAATATTTTCCCAACACTTATCAGCCTTAAATTATCATATGCAGGTACTGCCTGTGATATAATTACCGCAATCGGCAATACccatataattcttttgtagtctcatcatcttcatcttcttcttcttgatcatcatcacatgaaatgagattagatgagaacCAGAGTTTCCTGATATCGATcaacatcatcttcttcttcttcttctttttacgTGAAATCTCTGGCCTTCCAATGACTAGATGATTTAGACAAGAATTTGGtgcatccaaaaaaaaaaaaatcacttggGCTGTTCATTTCACAATTCATATAATGTGTTATCTATATACAGTGAACAAAATCCTCCTCCTACTTCCATCCACCAccccacaaaaagaaaaagaaaaagaaactatatGATACAGgtcaaattcaaaaatcatctgattcACTAGAACTACTCCTTGACTTATCTGACAGGAAATTTTCCGGCAAGTTTGGGAACGTCACTGGGGTCTTCGATGGCGGTGACTTTGGTGATGATGATCCCGAGGCTTTTGTCGTTGTCTTCCTCCTTTGCAGTTTTCGTGCAATTTCAATGCAGGCCTGATCAACCATACCAAGAAAATCTTTTACTATAACAAATAGTTGAAGTGAGGATGCTCCCTTGTCGTTTGATGCTCCTGCTTGATAATATTCTGTTGTTCTCTTTACAAGCTTCATCACCcttgtttcttcttctctcaacaCCTGAAGTTCTTCTTCTGCCTCGTCAAGAAAACCTTTCATCTCCCTTGCAAACCCTCCTCCTCTATCACTGGAACATTTGGACACGAGTGCTCGAATTTCTGCTGCTCCTGCTGTGAGTGCTGAGTTCATACCTGTGAAGGTTTCATAATCTATAGTTGCTGCTTTCTTTACATTAGAGAACTCAGCACTGAGGCCTCCCACCATTGGTAATCCAAGCATTTTATattccttctctctttcctcCTTTGTTTTTGAACTCTCAGGATTAGAGTTGCTGTTGCTGCTTCGACTCAAGCTATTATTCCTGTTTATAACACACCGCTTTCCCTCAGAGCGAACTACTTCTTCAACAACAAAGTGGAGTAAAGTGGTCCTTCCATCGGTACTTTTAACATCAGAGAGCTTTCGAAGAGCATTAAGGTTGAAGGCCTGGGCATTCCCTCGGGCAGTACCTGCATTCATGCGATTGCCTGCCTTAAGGACTGCTTCTAAAAGTTTCATGAAGAGACCTCGTGTTCTAAGCTCCTTGCATCCCAATTCGAGTGTTTGTATAGCTTCCTTAAGGGGTAGAATCTCCGAGTCGTAGTTCAATCTGAAAAGCATGGCATTAAGGCGAGCAAAAGCCGATGGGACAGCTTTCAGAAGGTTGTAGAGGAAGGACTCAGCATCAGCAAGTCTTGTGGAATTTCCATCATATTCTAGGATCTGGGATTGTTCTTCCTCGGTTGGGGCAACTCTGACCAGCTTTTCAAGAGTATCTGTGTCGAGGCCTTGGCCTTCAATAAGTGCATCAAGGATTCCTTTGCGAGAGATTGCTAGAGATTTCAGAACAATTGCAGTGTTCTGAGACCTTCGAGGGTCGAGGATAAAAATCTGTGCCGGTGAATCAGAGTTGAGATTACTCCGATCCATTGTGTTATTGTTTCTTTGAGGCGATTGTCGGGTGGTGGCAACATATCCAAAGAGGTGTTCCATAAGATCTCCATCATAcctgaattttcaaatttgaaattattgagAGTCAGCATAATCTAGGAAAGGCGATTACATGTAAGCTATTGaatccaaaaatgaaaattaaagttACCTAAAAGAACCAGCATCGATTTTGTCCCACACCATGGAATGATCTGTGTTAGTATTCACTTTATCCCAATGCAATGGCTTCATTTTTATCTGACCATCTCCGGTTTCAGATGAAGACTCCCCTGTTTTATTGTCACCTGGCATCGCTTGTGGTGGTGCTGGGGGTGGTTTTAATGATGATTTCAAACTACCTGCCTtaggtggtggaggttgtggtGGCGTGGGATTTTTCTTCACTGGAATTGGTGGAGGCGGTGGCGGTGGCGGTGCAGGGCCTTTCATGCTAGCAATTGCTAAGGAAGAGGATAAAGGTGGCGGTCCACGAGGTGGTgtcggtggtggtggtggaggggGAGGACGAGTTGATGGTTGAATTGATGGTTCTGGCTTCTTAACATCCTGGATGATGGCCATACCTGCAGGAGTACTAGTTGGGTTCGGATCATCCACTTCTGGTACAACTTTAACGTGGGAAGTTGAAGACTTTCCTCGGAGAAGAGGAACTTCTTGTATAGGTTCAGACTTCTTCCTTCTTGGATCTTCCTTTACCTCCGTCCCTCCTTCATTTTCTAGATTATGTAATACCTCTTTATGAAGACTGTTGGCGGAGTTTTCCCCATCAAGTTTCCTCAAATAAACCACATCCAAGCCGTTTTCATCAACAACGAACCCCTTAAAACCCCCATCAAACCGCGTAAACTCGTTGCCTGGCAAAGCAGGCGGACCTTGATTTAAAGCAGTACTCCTATTCTCTCTTCTGCGTCTTGTAGCAGCACACCTATTGATCAGAAAGAAGAGTAACCCGGAAAGAACCAGAGTGCTGGCTGCGGTGGCGGCTACTGCCGTTACAATCTTATTACTCTTGCTTGACGACGATGGTGGTGGGGGTACCGATTGAGGTGAAATTGACAGAGGAGATGGCGGTAGTGGTGGCTCTGGTGAAGAAGTGATCGGAGGATCGGAGGGAGAACTTGGTGCAGGTGCAGGAGAAGGAGCTTCAGAAGAAGGATAGAAAGTCTCGAGATTTTGGGGAGAACCGAATTGGCAATGGGAGAGAGGAatggaagaaaagagaaaagcaaagcaaaggAACAGAGAGAGCCAAGGCTGAAGAAGCATCACAGCCATGATGTTTAGAGGATCTGTTTGCAGGCTATACATAAAAAACAGAAGCAGTTCTATTTTTCTGTAGTTCTGGGATGAATTGAAGGCTTATTCTTTGTCGTGTACATTTGGGATTTGGTGGCTGACAAATTCAAAAGAAAGTGTAGTTAGTTGTTATCCCATTTATGTTTCCAATTCCTGGCCTTTTACCTTTTGCAAAGTGTGATGCCAAAAATCACATATGCTATCTTCATATTGGG includes these proteins:
- the LOC109008664 gene encoding formin-like protein 8, producing the protein MYSLQTDPLNIMAVMLLQPWLSLFLCFAFLFSSIPLSHCQFGSPQNLETFYPSSEAPSPAPAPSSPSDPPITSSPEPPLPPSPLSISPQSVPPPPSSSSKSNKIVTAVAATAASTLVLSGLLFFLINRCAATRRRRENRSTALNQGPPALPGNEFTRFDGGFKGFVVDENGLDVVYLRKLDGENSANSLHKEVLHNLENEGGTEVKEDPRRKKSEPIQEVPLLRGKSSTSHVKVVPEVDDPNPTSTPAGMAIIQDVKKPEPSIQPSTRPPPPPPPPTPPRGPPPLSSSLAIASMKGPAPPPPPPPPIPVKKNPTPPQPPPPKAGSLKSSLKPPPAPPQAMPGDNKTGESSSETGDGQIKMKPLHWDKVNTNTDHSMVWDKIDAGSFRYDGDLMEHLFGYVATTRQSPQRNNNTMDRSNLNSDSPAQIFILDPRRSQNTAIVLKSLAISRKGILDALIEGQGLDTDTLEKLVRVAPTEEEQSQILEYDGNSTRLADAESFLYNLLKAVPSAFARLNAMLFRLNYDSEILPLKEAIQTLELGCKELRTRGLFMKLLEAVLKAGNRMNAGTARGNAQAFNLNALRKLSDVKSTDGRTTLLHFVVEEVVRSEGKRCVINRNNSLSRSSNSNSNPESSKTKEEREKEYKMLGLPMVGGLSAEFSNVKKAATIDYETFTGMNSALTAGAAEIRALVSKCSSDRGGGFAREMKGFLDEAEEELQVLREEETRVMKLVKRTTEYYQAGASNDKGASSLQLFVIVKDFLGMVDQACIEIARKLQRRKTTTKASGSSSPKSPPSKTPVTFPNLPENFLSDKSRSSSSESDDF
- the LOC109008665 gene encoding protein WVD2-like 7 yields the protein MGESIVDVSRYEDKMGETAASKAGFEVSVSFGRFENDSLSWEKWSSFSPNKYLEEVEKCATPGSVAKKAAYFEAHYKKIAARRAVIIDQEKQMEDDSLRSENQHGGDLDGNVSGAGSESGISNSHSSAEVVMQETDLISEVISTHADDLKEDAAISIESQRSVSEGVRDELGSRVDSPKSRKPENTVLVKEEEEGATSVESKGMKQVLHKCNNEVGKAPQVKENTVLDHPKEYEKVTSANRERDVTRVKKKAGSPVPKASHISTPKVSKPSPTFTALSASRSSTKKGNDSSLPRNKNPCIGERKFAPTSLHMSLRLDPTNSDPTSLHMTRKSFIMEKMGDKDIVKRAFKTFQKSTNQSTSSGEERSSVTKQVPRKGTEPRVSTSMTPQKENRGLLKAGAVDKRSAKPAPSFLKSDERADKKKEISKKLEEKPNAKEAVRTGLQSKSKEDKGAEIRKSRQNLNFKATPLPAFYGGLKMSKSISDKEVLKNEIHG
- the LOC109008669 gene encoding germin-like protein subfamily 1 member 1, with protein sequence MDVAKCSPLLQLFLGLALLLGLSKSDPDPLQDYCIADNKSPQSFFADSTPCIDPNQAMASHFATSILSKPGNTSRNLFGSSRTLANTVNLPGLNTMGLTMARLDLAAGGIIPPHVHPRASEVTICLKGPLTVGFVDTSDRLYMQVLQPGDSFVFPKGLIHFLYNANSKTSALTLSGLNSQSPGFQLTSVATFASKPGIPDEVLEKAFQINGQDVKRIRKNLGEVDYACLCK